From a single Endozoicomonas euniceicola genomic region:
- the msbA gene encoding lipid A export permease/ATP-binding protein MsbA — protein sequence MAMSEPAKASGLQIYLRLLTYVKPYTGFFVISLLGYALFALSQPAFARLLEYFVEALEGSHATISKDLGGFIPIEVFASAALIPIVITVIAILRGIGSFLGNYYLAKVSMNVVHDLRRLMFNHMVQLPNEYFDNNNSGHLIARITYNVSLVTTAATDAIKVVVREGLTVVFLITYLLMTNWKLTLVFFAVAPLIALVVTTASKRFRKLSSKIQDTMGDLTHVSSETISGYRVVRGFGGEDYEKGRFSDASAKNTRQNLKMVKASAIHTPTLQLLVNSALAILFFLVLWLKGDATTASLVSFVTAAALLPKPIRQLSEVNANIQKGIAAAESIFKMADETPEPDHGSFTSGKIEGRLEFKDVTFQYPNAERPALDNISFTVEPGQTVALVGRSGSGKTTLANLVPRFYNHGQGQILLDGTDIEDFALRNLRSHIALVDQNVTLFNDTVNRNIAYGLLDKTREADVKAAADAAYASEFIANMPEGFDTLVGEDGVLLSGGQRQRLAIARAILKDAPILILDEATSALDTESERHIQAALEEVMKGRTTLVIAHRLSTIENADRILVMDKGQIIETGNHAELLAKGGHYAKLHKLQFKENQEALLEAL from the coding sequence ATGGCCATGTCAGAACCAGCCAAGGCCAGTGGCCTGCAGATTTATCTGCGGCTATTGACCTATGTAAAGCCCTACACCGGCTTCTTTGTTATCAGCCTGCTCGGCTACGCCCTGTTTGCATTAAGCCAGCCAGCTTTTGCCCGGCTGCTGGAGTATTTTGTAGAAGCACTGGAGGGCAGTCACGCCACCATCAGCAAAGACCTGGGTGGCTTTATCCCCATTGAAGTGTTTGCCTCGGCAGCACTGATACCCATCGTTATAACCGTCATTGCTATTTTGCGCGGTATTGGCTCTTTTTTAGGGAACTACTACCTTGCCAAGGTTTCCATGAATGTCGTCCACGACCTGCGCCGCCTGATGTTTAACCACATGGTGCAACTGCCTAATGAATATTTCGACAACAATAACTCCGGTCATCTCATAGCCCGTATTACCTACAATGTCAGCCTGGTGACCACTGCCGCTACGGACGCTATCAAAGTGGTGGTGCGCGAAGGTTTGACGGTTGTTTTCCTGATTACTTACCTGCTGATGACCAACTGGAAGCTGACGCTGGTATTCTTTGCAGTGGCTCCCCTGATTGCTTTGGTCGTGACCACAGCCAGCAAGCGTTTCCGCAAGCTGAGTTCAAAGATTCAGGACACCATGGGCGACCTGACACACGTTAGCTCTGAAACCATTAGCGGTTACAGAGTCGTGCGGGGCTTCGGCGGCGAAGACTACGAAAAAGGTCGATTTAGCGATGCCAGTGCCAAAAACACCCGTCAGAACCTGAAGATGGTTAAGGCGTCAGCTATTCACACCCCCACCCTGCAACTGCTGGTGAATTCCGCCCTGGCAATTCTGTTCTTTCTGGTACTCTGGCTGAAGGGTGATGCGACCACGGCTTCTCTGGTCAGCTTTGTGACCGCAGCCGCCCTGCTCCCGAAACCTATTCGCCAGCTCAGTGAAGTGAATGCCAACATCCAGAAAGGTATTGCCGCTGCGGAAAGTATCTTTAAAATGGCGGATGAAACGCCTGAACCTGATCACGGCTCTTTCACCTCCGGGAAAATCGAAGGTCGCCTGGAATTCAAAGATGTCACCTTCCAGTATCCCAATGCTGAACGTCCCGCGCTGGACAATATCAGCTTTACCGTAGAACCCGGTCAGACCGTAGCCCTGGTGGGTCGCTCCGGTTCGGGCAAAACCACGTTAGCCAATCTGGTACCCCGTTTTTACAATCACGGGCAAGGGCAGATTCTTCTGGACGGCACCGATATCGAAGACTTTGCCCTGAGAAACCTGCGCAGCCATATTGCCCTGGTTGACCAGAATGTCACCCTGTTTAACGACACGGTAAACCGCAATATCGCCTATGGTTTGCTGGATAAAACCCGTGAAGCCGACGTCAAAGCGGCTGCCGATGCGGCTTATGCCAGTGAGTTTATTGCCAACATGCCTGAAGGTTTTGATACGCTGGTCGGCGAAGACGGCGTGCTGCTTTCCGGTGGTCAGCGTCAACGCCTGGCCATTGCCAGAGCGATTTTGAAAGACGCCCCGATTCTTATCCTTGATGAAGCGACCTCAGCGCTGGATACAGAATCCGAGCGCCATATACAGGCGGCGCTGGAAGAGGTTATGAAAGGGCGAACCACGCTGGTGATTGCCCACCGACTGTCCACCATTGAAAATGCCGACCGGATTCTGGTGATGGATAAGGGGCAGATTATCGAAACTGGCAACCATGCTGAACTGCTGGCCAAAGGTGGTCACTACGCCAAATTGCACAAATTGCAGTTCAAGGAAAATCAGGAAGCCCTGCTGGAAGCGCTGTAA
- a CDS encoding protein kinase family protein — MRRLFGKRLSDRDFQALRKGAEVIEYDGDGDKVLRLNDGSFLKLFKVKSRFSSARFLPYSVRFARNADRLHRLNIPTVKIINCYRIPSIARTAVHYQPLPGKTLRQVLPLVSGQQRQQLLADNARLIARMHRLGVYFRSAHLGNIVQQPDGTLGLIDIADMRFSFGALKKELCFRNFRHMSRYEVDVAYLLENNTFPSVYAEQANMDAGEVTRVIQSGTVNEI, encoded by the coding sequence ATGCGGCGGCTGTTTGGCAAGCGACTTTCTGACAGGGATTTTCAGGCCTTGCGCAAGGGAGCAGAAGTGATCGAGTACGATGGGGACGGCGATAAAGTCCTGCGTCTGAACGATGGCTCGTTCCTGAAATTGTTTAAGGTAAAAAGCCGGTTCAGTTCAGCCCGCTTCCTGCCCTATTCTGTTCGTTTTGCAAGAAATGCCGACAGGTTGCACCGGTTGAATATTCCGACGGTGAAGATCATTAACTGCTACCGTATACCTTCTATTGCAAGAACCGCGGTGCATTATCAGCCCCTGCCCGGCAAAACCCTGCGGCAGGTGCTGCCTCTGGTCAGCGGGCAGCAGAGGCAACAGTTACTGGCAGACAACGCCCGACTGATCGCCAGAATGCACAGGCTGGGCGTATATTTTCGCTCTGCGCACCTGGGTAATATTGTGCAACAGCCCGACGGCACTCTCGGGCTGATCGATATTGCCGATATGCGCTTTAGCTTCGGCGCTCTGAAAAAAGAGTTGTGCTTCAGGAATTTTCGCCACATGTCCCGTTATGAGGTCGATGTGGCTTACCTGCTTGAAAATAACACGTTTCCTTCGGTGTATGCGGAACAGGCCAATATGGACGCCGGAGAAGTGACCCGTGTTATTCAGTCAGGGACTGTAAACGAGATTTGA